The Lynx canadensis isolate LIC74 chromosome A2, mLynCan4.pri.v2, whole genome shotgun sequence DNA segment ataataataataaattaggaTTAGGAGTCCCAGGGAACTGGACTCTGAATCACCAGATTTGTGCCCCCAGGAAGCTGTGCAGGGGTCGCACGTGACTCATCTTCTGGGTCAGAATTCAGACTGAGATCGCTGTCATTCCAGGCTGGGATGGGGACTCTGTCCAGGGCTTAAATATGTCTATGTGTCTATGCTCCTCTTTCCACGGGCACACCTTTGTGATTCAGGGGTGCCTCCTTGTgcctacgtgtgtgtgtgtgtgtgtgtgtgtgtgtgtgtatgcgtgtgtagGCATGGTGTATCCCTGTGTGACCACAGTAACTGGGTTGTGTACTATGTGCACATGGTCGTGTGTAACTGTGTCTGGACATGGAGGGTGTGCACCTGCGTGGGGTATCCACGTGCGTATGTGgttatttatttaacagacatttcctgagtgcctactatgtgacATGCTCTCTTTGAAGCGCCAGGGATACACCAAAGAGCGGACAAGTACCCTGCACTCTGTTTTCATATTCAAGTGTCCGTGAGGGTGTATATACCGCGGGTTGTTAACTAACTCCTCGAAACCGCGCCTGCAAGTGTGAAAACGTGAACTCGCGGTTCGTGGCCTCAGGTAAGCGTTCTCAGCCGGCTCCGGTGGAGATTCCTCCCTGTCCACGGCCTGGCTTTGCCTGTGCCTTGAGGGACCCTCAATGAGGTTGGGGAGTGAGGGATGGGGGCTCAGGACTCTGGGCTGAGAGGTGATTCAGGGGTCCACCTTGACCCTGGAGCTACTGGGGGCTTGGGGGGCCTGGAGTGTATgagggatggggggcgggggtcccCGTGCCGTCCAGACCTAGACCCCTGATGAAGCCTCGTTGTAGGGGCTGGGGCAGAATGAACCAGCGCCTTCCTGGAAGGCCAGAGACCCGAGGGTGATCGTCAAAGTGGCCTCAAAGGTaacacccacttcccctcccgaAGGAGGCCATGCTCCTTGGGTGTGAGTGTCTTATAGAGGAAGTTGAGGCCCTCTTCTGCGAGGCAGAGGTGGGGACAAACATGGCAAGAGGCGGATGGCCAGAAGAAAGCCACGGGCGCCGCCCCCCGGCCACCGCCTCCCTCCAGCGTCTACGTGCGCCGCTCTTTTCAGAGACGCCAGCtctctcccccaaaccccagcAAGACAGCGCGGCGCCCAGCCCCTCGCGGTCGTCTTCTCAGGGTTTATTTCCAGCCCCGCCCCTCCGAGGCCCGTCCCCGCCCCTCTGAGGCCTGGCCACGCCCCCCCTCAGGCGGGGGCCTGCACGCGACAGCAGCGAGCCCCCGTCCAGTCCATGCCCGCGCACTGGCAGTGGCAGGTGCTCTCGGCGCGCACGTCCCACGAGCCGCAGGCGGAGCCACAAGTGCAGGCGGTGACGGCGAAGCCTGCGGGCGACAGGGGAGGGAGCTTGGCCCCGAGCCGGAGGCTACGGGCCTGGGGGTCGGAGGGGGCTGGCGGCTCCAACACCTGGGAATGGGGGCCGCAGTGCTTGCGGCAGGGAGGCCGGCGGCTGGGGGGCCTGGACTCTCCAGTGTCCTAAGGAAATGCGGTCCCGGAGCGGGGGCgcggggagggctggggctgcaggccAGGACTCCAGGGAAGTGGACTCAAGCAACcgaggctgggggcgcctgggggggggctcagctggttaaacctCCGACTCGTCTCGGACTCAGctcaggatcccagggttgtgggatcgagcttcCCGTTGGGCtcctgctgagcctggagcctgcttgggatcctctgtctccctctctctctgcccctcccttcctctgtctctctcaaaataaagaaacctttaaagggaaagaaatagagGCTGGTCTTAGGGGGAGGGGGTACGGGGTACTGGGAATATAACTGAGAGCCTGGACAAAGGACTTCTGTACTCACCTAAGGGGCAGGTGGCCAAGTCACCCCTGGAGGTGACCGTTCGGCAGCTCAGGCCGATGGTCCTTATTGTCTCAAGGACTGTGGGAGAAGAAGGGACCGAATGAGACcaagctgcccctcccccactctcatgctGCCGGGGTGGTTTGGAGACCCGCCCAGGGGGTCTGGAAAGCGCTTTGGAGGAAGGCCcaggtggtgggggcggggggggggggggccctggtgGAGAGCGAGAGCCGTGGGCGGGCAGCTCACCGCCTCCCAGGCTCCCGTGAGTGTTTTAGAGGAAGGAGGATTTGGGGCTTCTGCTGAAGGCCGAGCTGCATGGGGGCTGCGGTTGGGTCGGGTCTGGGGGTGAGGTTTGGTTCTGGTTGGGGCTGGCTTCATGGTGGCTCTATGTCAGGAGTTGGAGGGGTTTCTGAGGCCCCTGCTGAGGGTCCTCACTTGAGCGGGTGCCGTCCTGGATCTTCTCATTGATGGCTTCCTCCACTGGACACAGAGACCTGCCACACACCAGCAGCCCcaggacagggaggaggaggaggggaagagcctTCATTCCGGAGGCACTGCAAGAGGGAACCGAGACGCCCACAGCTGGGTCCGGGGAGGATGGGGCCTACAGAGCAGGAGGGTTATGGAACCCTGGGTCCCTGTGGGGGACGCGGCTGGAGTCCCCACTTTGCCATGGCCCCCTCgggctggggctctgggctgagccagggctgggctctgggcagCCGTCACTTACCCTCTGGATGGACTCAGCAGGCCAAATCTCGGACACTGATTTCGTGCCCCTGCCACATGTCCCTCTTTAAAGCTTCTGAATGTGGAGCTTCCTGTCTTGGCAAAGTTTCTTGGCCCCCTGACCCTCCCATCCCACATCCGGGGCCAAGAGGAAGCCCCCAGGCCAGACTCCAGGGGCCTAGGGGTGGGAagccctgcccccctctccccctgccacgGTTTCCCCATTCAAGAGCCCCCCCCCCTTGTCACATCCGGGCTGGGGCTGGTCCAGGAGGTAGTGCCTGGGGCATAATTCCAGAAGCCCTGGTTCCAGACGCTGGGAGTTTGcatgcaggggtggggagtgcaGGCCTGTCCAAAATAACCTCCCCGTGTGTGAACTGCATAGGAGGTTCATACCCGGATGCCCATCAACAATGGAATGGATACATTCatggtttattttccttcaatGTAACCATCCGCAACAGATGGTGACAAACGACAGCCCATGGGACAAATCTGGCCCACTGTCTATTTCTGTGCAGCCCAGGAGTTAAGCATGGTTTTacgttttggggttttttgctgtttttttttaattattattttttcagggcgagagagagcgtgagtgtaggagcaaagagagagagagagagacacagaattcgaagcaggctccaggctctgagctgtcagcacagagcccgcctgggcgctcgaactcacgaaccgtgagattataacctgagctgaagtcggacgcttaactgatcgagccacccaggcgccccagaacctcattcctttttatggctaatattcctcTGTATGGACAGGCCACcttgtgtttatccattcttctgttagTTGTCGTGTGCATTGTTTCCACCTATTGGGTGTCGGGAATGATGCCTCTGTAATCATTGGTGTATAAACATCTCTGAATCCCTGCTTTCAggtttcttgggtatataccccggagcaggattgctggatcatatggcaattctatgtttaactctTTGGGGAGCTGCCAaagagtttttacatttttaaatcgttgggggaaaaaaatgtaatcctTAGTGACATATGAAACGTCTATGAAATTCAAATCCCAGCGCCCATAAATAAAGCATTCTTGGAACGTGGCCATGGCCACTATTTTATAGATTATCTGAGGCTGCTTTTCCTAGgtcagtggcagagttgagagGTTGTGACAGAGACTGACTATATGGCCTACAGAGGTGAACCTGGCtatatctggccctttacaggaaaaaaaaaaaaaaaaaattgcccaccCCGGTCAACAGAAATGAGTATGAATGAGAGATCACACTGTATCGTTTGCAGCTATATGCAACAGTCTGGAAGATTCTCACCATTATAATTGTGAGCAAAAGAATctaggccaggggcgcctgggtggctcagctggttaagcattcgacttcggctcaggtcgtgatctcacagcccatgggtttgagccttgctctgtgctgacagctcagagcctggagcctgtttcagattctgtctccctctgtctctgcccctcccccgctcatgttctgtctctcaaaaataacattaaaaacaaagtaaaaagtaaaaacaatccAGACCCAAAAAAGAATAT contains these protein-coding regions:
- the RETN gene encoding resistin; this encodes MKALPLLLLPVLGLLVCGRSLCPVEEAINEKIQDGTRSILETIRTIGLSCRTVTSRGDLATCPLGFAVTACTCGSACGSWDVRAESTCHCQCAGMDWTGARCCRVQAPA